The following coding sequences lie in one Arachis stenosperma cultivar V10309 chromosome 5, arast.V10309.gnm1.PFL2, whole genome shotgun sequence genomic window:
- the LOC130980699 gene encoding uncharacterized protein LOC130980699: MARKGRFMKKSKLGPGSHQSQTGANATLDSDHDGSQILPTNGESVPASGDSVPATSRPFRPPRNEPRRLHRRAQIEPLVEEEVDELHDALVVQSRRGRKTTEFWTVKIIDSKGTIKPAKLSVRDAMARPNGRKIVLRFINTNQAVGDEAGLLSGVLGLLGSDYGKFPFCRKSWHQITTKDKFYNECVKAWKETRMRLYDRFYEPTFTTDQNLENRPPGIDREHWRWFLDYRAEPETKEKCRKNTENRSKQQYTHTGGSKSFARRMEEEERIEEIEQQDESARMLSQNDSIAQAKLEGEKLKRKAMEDKAAAEKKKMKVMEDEAAAEKKKMKAMESALVYLFQRQGVELPPDIAAGMSFME; the protein is encoded by the exons ATGGCTCGGAAAGGTCGATTCatgaaaaaatcaaaattgGGACCAGGATCTCACCAGTCTCAAACGGGAGCGAATGCGACTTTGGACTCCGACCATGATGGCTCTCAAATTCTTCCAACCAATGGCGAAAGTGTCCCCGCAAGTGGTGATAGTGTTCCCGCTACTTCACGCCCTTTCCGTCCTCCGCGAAATGAACCAAGGAGGCTCCACAGACGAGCACAAATA GAACCTCTTGTTGAAGAAGAAGTTGACGAGCTCCATGATGCTCTTGTGGTTCAGAGTCGCAGAGGACGCAAGACTACAGAGTTTTGGACTGTTAAGATCATAG ATTCTAAGGGCACAATCAAGCCGGCAAAACTAAGCGTGAGGGATGCTATGGCACGACCTAACGGTAGGAAGATCGTGCTTAGGTTTATCAACACAAATCAAGCAGTTGGAGACGAAGCTGGACTGTTGAGTGGTGTGCTTGGTCTGTTGGGATCTGATTATGGAAAATTTCCCTTCTGTAGGAAAAGTTGGCATCAGATTACCACTAAAGACAAATTTTATAACGAATGTGTCAAG GCTTGGAAGGAAACAAGGATGAGGTTGTATGACCGTTTTTATGAGCCAACATTCACTACTGATCAAAATCTTGAGAATCGACCACCGGGAATTGATCGAGAGCATTGGAGATGGTTCCTTGACTATCGCGCCGAACCTGAGACGAAG GAGAAGTGCAGGAAAAACACGGAGAATCGATCAAAACAACAATATACCCACACTGGCGGTTCGAAAAGCTTCGCAAGGCGGATGGAAGAGGAG gaaagaattgaggaaattgagCAACAGGATGAGTCTGCCAGAATGTTGTCTCAAAATGACTCCATTGCTCAG GCAAAGCTGGAAGGTGAGAAGTTGAAGAGGAAGGCGATGGAGGACAAGGCAGCagcagagaagaaaaagatgaaagtAATGGAGGACGAGGCAGCagcagagaagaaaaagatgaaggcGATGGAGAGTGCTCTGGTTTATCTGTTTCAAAGGCAGGGTGTGGAGCTACCACCAGACATCGCTGCAGGGATGAGTTTCATGGAATGA
- the LOC130979707 gene encoding CLAVATA3/ESR (CLE)-related protein 25 → MTKLHVVGSSCLFPRLFLVVGLVCLVVVGSSIATSRKPTTQHQEEEEEEGLHHNNGQVVFSAGRDNKQVADFNYMSKRRVPNGPDPIHNRRAGNSGRPPGQA, encoded by the exons ATGACAAAATTGCATGTGGTGGGAAGTAGTTGTTTGTTTCCAAGGTTGTTCCTAGTGGTGGGGCTTGTTTGTCTTGTGGTTGTTGGGAGCAGCATAGCAACTAGTAGAAAACCAACTACACaacatcaagaagaagaagaagaagaaggactCCACCATAATAATGGTCAAGTAGTATTCTCTGCTGGTCGAGATAATAAACAAGTCGCCGATTTCAACTACATGAGCAAAAGAAGAGTCCCCAATGGACCAGATCCAATTCATAACAG gaGAGCTGGAAACTCCGGTAGACCTCCTGGCCAagcttaa